Proteins co-encoded in one Amia ocellicauda isolate fAmiCal2 chromosome 11, fAmiCal2.hap1, whole genome shotgun sequence genomic window:
- the LOC136763213 gene encoding interleukin-17B-like, which produces MTCARKPELLVVVLLLSAALVLLAESRERRKDGRAARKRPGRVKDKSAPPGRQNGTLFNISPDPVLAGVKPVVDLATGETQPAWEEDYEKSIGDMVAQVLNNSALSKNKCAVDRRLWMSNTRSLSPWSYSINHDENRIPVDIPEAQCSCAGCINPFTMQEDRTMNSVPIYTKIPVRRLLCDKRGKKPRRKKKKKCGTEYRTVVEYIAVGCTCIV; this is translated from the exons ATGACCTGCGCTCGCAAGCCCGAG CTGCTGGTGGTTGTCCTCCTGCTGTCCGCGGCGCTGGTGCTGCTGGCGGAGTCCCGGGAGCGGCGCAAGGACGGCCGGGCAGCGCGCAAGAGGCCCGGGCGCGTCAAGGACAAGAGCGCCCCACCGGGACGCCAAAACGGCACCCTGTTCAACATCTCCCCGGACCCGGTCCTGGCGGGGGTGAAGCCGGTGGTGGACCTGGCGACGGGCGAGACGCAGCCGGCTTGGGAGGAAGACTACGAGAAGAGCATCGGCGATATGGTGGCGCAAGTGCTGAACAACTCGGCGTTGTCCAAGAACAAGTGTGCGGTGGACCGGCGCCTGTGGATGTCCAACACCCGCAGTCTGTCTCCCTGGTCGTACAG CATCAACCACGACGAGAACCGCATCCCGGTGGACATTCCCGAAGCCCAGTGCTCATGCGCCGGCTGCATCAACCCCTTCACCATGCAGGAGGACCGCACCATGAACAGCGTGCCCATCTACACCAAGATCCCCGTGCGCAGGCTGCTGTGCGACAAGAGGGGCAAGAAGccgaggaggaagaagaagaagaagtgcGGCACGGAGTACAGGACAGTGGTGGAGTACATCGCGGTGGGCTGCACCTGTATTGTCTGA